From the Cloeon dipterum chromosome 4, ieCloDipt1.1, whole genome shotgun sequence genome, the window TGTGTTTGTTGATGGTTAAAATGAATTCccaatttgaatcaaattcgGCACATTCGCTAGCTTCACGTCTCATGAAGTATATTTCATTTACAGACTCAGCACTTCCCCTACCGTCTGGCTACAGTGTTCCGAGGCTAAGTGGTTGGATCCAGCCCGTTGTACCACTGCGCCGTGCGATCGATATCATCGATCCCTTAACTCTCGAACCTGTTTCACTTGATACTCAGGGTGAAACGGACAGAGACGAACCTACAGACTTATCACCTCCCACACCGCCTGGCTACAGTGTTCCCCCGAGTCTAAGTCGCAGTGGTAGGAACCTGCCCATTACACCACGGCGCCGTCCGATGGAAATCATCTTTCCGTTAACTCTCGAACCTGTTTCACTAGATACTGAGAGTGAAACGGACACAGACGAATCTACGCCGCCCAGCTCTGCAGACTCCAGCTCTGCAGACTCCAGCGACAGGCAGACTCCTGAGCCGGtcagtttcaaatttgaatgtaaAATTAGGCTGTAGTTGAATTCCTCGATTGGGAAATTCTTTGCTCTATCAACTTGAGGAccctgtctttgacgaagtttctgggcacaccaatcgattctggagggtcgaattaggtaaagtggatgtttttccgatcaaaaaatgcttttttttcccgccaaatcGATATGAACGCActtgcgagaagtgcgcatgcgtgagagcgggtttgagcacttgcagagagaccgcctgtacgaatggcTACTTTTTCAGATtcaaccagctctcacgcatgcgcagttctctcattcatattgttttggcgggaaaaacatccacttaACCCAATTCAGCCCTCGAGAATCGATTGAAGTGCTCAGATACATACTTCGTCGAAAACATTCTTTAAGAGGCTCATGGCAAACATGAGGGAGGTTTGAAGTATTTTATCCTGAAATAAATCATCCCCCTCATCCATTGTCTTTGATTCCCATCATTCTAAGGTTTATTCccttaaaacaaataatcccTTTAGAATGAGCAGATTTTTCTCTACTGatcgt encodes:
- the LOC135944063 gene encoding uncharacterized protein LOC135944063 isoform X2, whose product is MSDTVNSGATADSQNSQDVSNAPQPLIECCLKQIRDGPTMDARVHQPYYSALPLPSGYSVPRLSGWIQPVVPLRRAIDIIDPLTLEPVSLDTQGETDRDEPTDLSPPTPPGYSVPPSLSRSDTESETDTDESTPPSSADSSSADSSDRQTPEPDQVDDDLSADFAAKVEIAAKDVSKP
- the LOC135944063 gene encoding uncharacterized protein LOC135944063 isoform X1 — its product is MSDTVNSGATADSQNSQDVSNAPQPLIECCLKQIRDGPTMDARVHQPYYSALPLPSGYSVPRLSGWIQPVVPLRRAIDIIDPLTLEPVSLDTQGETDRDEPTDLSPPTPPGYSVPPSLSRSGRNLPITPRRRPMEIIFPLTLEPVSLDTESETDTDESTPPSSADSSSADSSDRQTPEPDQVDDDLSADFAAKVEIAAKDVSKP